The Brachyhypopomus gauderio isolate BG-103 chromosome 7, BGAUD_0.2, whole genome shotgun sequence genome has a window encoding:
- the LOC143519674 gene encoding catenin delta-2-like, producing the protein MSVEEPIGPCHHLPLLSVPNPGKYAMRDLVHRLPGAASANGGAGGPANGTASKPMSDDTVTAICCALHEVITKNMENAKALRDAGGIEKLIGIARSKGDKHSPKVVKAASQVLSSMWQYRDLRSLYKKDGYSQYHFVGSASTIERDRQRPYSSSRTPSVSPVRTSPNNRSASAPASPREMISLKERKTDYESTGTNASFHGNKGEHTSRKDAMAVQVSCGTSTLFRNSYVTPNEEIKHNQVPAHPAAQESVRKDYETLPPFQNSTRNFEEPFFEDQVHRAAPATDLSMHLGLKSTGNYVDFYSAARPYSELNYETSHYPASPDSWV; encoded by the exons ATGAGTGTGGAAGAGCCAATCGGGCCCTGCcatcatctccctctcctctctgttccaaACCCAGGGAAGTACGCCATGCGCGACCTGGTGCATCGTCTGCCGGGAGCTGCCAGTGCTAACGGTGGGGCTGGAGGCCCAGCCAACGGCACCGCCAGCAAGCCCATGTCGGACGACACGGTGACGGCCATCTGCTGCGCCCTGCACGAGGTCATCACCAAGAACATGGAGAACGCCAAGGCCCTGCGAGATGCCGGCGGCATCGAGAAGCTCATCGGTATCGCCAGAAGCAAAGGAGATAA ACATTCGCCCAAGGTGGTGAAGGCAGCGTCTCAGGTGCTAAGCAGCATGTGGCAGTACAGGGACCTGCGCAGCCTTTATAAGAAG GACGGCTACTCACAGTATCACTTCGTGGGCTCTGCCTCAACAATAGAGAGGGACAGACAAAGGCCTTACTCCTCCTCACGcactccctccgtctctcctgTTCGGACCTCCCCCAACAATCGATCAG cgaGCGCCCCCGCCTCACCCAGAGAGATGATCAGCCTCaaggagaggaagacagacTATGAGTCCACTGGAACCAATGCTAGTTTCCATGGCAACAAAGGAGAGCACACATCCAGGAAAGACGCCATGGCAG TTCAAGTGTCTTGTGGAACCTCCACACTGTTCCGCAACTCGTACGTGACCCCCAACGAAGAGATCAAACACAACCAG GTTCCGGCCCATCCCGCAGCACAGGAGAGCGTGCGCAAGGACTACGAGACACTTCCTCCATTCCAGAACTCCACTAGGAACTTTGAGGAGCCCTTTTTCGAGGACCAGGTCCACCGCGCTGCTCCCGCCACTGATCTCAGTATGCACCTGGGACTCAAGTCCACCGGCAACTACGTGGACTTCTACTCTGCGGCCCGCCCCTACAGCGAACTCAACTACGAGACGAGTCACTACCCCGCCTCGCCCGACTCCTGGGTGTAG